A genomic region of Daphnia carinata strain CSIRO-1 chromosome 5, CSIRO_AGI_Dcar_HiC_V3, whole genome shotgun sequence contains the following coding sequences:
- the LOC130703149 gene encoding uncharacterized protein LOC130703149 — protein sequence MAISFYSWKDCWANLWPRLIYRCNVTKMWDKFDRYNDLITNGTMAVDHFSRLGQMSDVELNRRTTAVGERNVKIAARNIQLVNDCLQRQLNETAKNVTTSDQLADQVANVLSTLYPLPIRWIVAVYTNRTLPSRTKSKLSADYAFDLNGFHVALFPFVQGEMPNIIDGRLVDAFCSRPVREAGGAHICDVGSNDGEYVYNELRRLGIVPDAAQLIVVPSKGQLSIRVTPTGSLTPFFAKRYPDFDIVAF from the exons ATGGCGATATCGTTTTACTCATGGAAGGATTGCTGGGCCAACCTGTGGCCGCGTCTGATTTATCGG TGTAACGTCACCAAGATGTGGGATAAATTCGATCGGTACAACGACTTGATTACGAATGGAACGATGGCTGTCGATCATTTCTCTCGTTTGGGACAAATGTCTGACGT GGAATTGAATCGCAGGACAACAGCCGTCGGTGAACGCAACGTGAAAATAGCGGCTCGTAACATCCAGCTGGTCAATGATTGCCTCCAACGTCAATTAAATGAAACTGCGAAAAATGTAACGACGTCTGACCAACTTGCCGACCAAGTGGCTAACGTTTTATCAACTCTCTATCCTCTGCCAATCCGCTGGATCGTTGCTGTTTACACTAATAGAACGTTACCATCTCGAACAAAGTCCAAACTGTCAGCTGATTACGCGTTCGATTTGAATGGATTTCACGTTGCTCTCTTTCCGTTTGTGCAAGGTGAAATGCCGAATATCATCGATGGCCGGCTCGTCGATGCATTTTGCAGTCGGCCCGTCAGAGAAGCGGGCGGGGCTCACATTTGTGACGTCGGGAGTAATGATGGCGAGTACGTCTACAACGAACTCAGACGTCTGGGCATCGTCCCGGACGCTGCCCAATTGATTGTTGTCCCATCTAAAGGCCAGTTGAGCATCAGAGTTACACCAACGGGCAGTTTAACTCCATTCTTCGCAAAAAGATATCCGGATTTTGACATTGTcgcattttaa
- the LOC130703135 gene encoding aromatic-L-amino-acid decarboxylase-like: MDSEQFRAAAHQMIDYVIDYLDNIRNRRVLPTVEPGYLRRLIPEEAPEQGETWQSIFQDIERVIMPGVTHWHSPNFHAYYPTGNSWPAMLADILSDAIGCVGFSWIASPACTELEVVTMDWLGKLIGLPPVFLACSGGKGGGVIQGTASEAMLVGLLAARSKTLKRLKAVNPEKDEKILASGLIAYSSDQSHSAAERAGLLAGVHVRVIPTDDQLHLRADALRSAIKEDTANGKIPFFVVATLGTTPSCSFDDIDELGPVCNDHWVWLHVDAAYAGSAFVCEEYRHHMKGMERADSFNFNPHKWLLVNFDCSAMWFKDTDDIVSAFNVDPIFLKHDHQNSAPDFRHWQIPLGRRFRSLKLWFVMRSYGAQGLRDYIRKQIQLAEQFHQMLAKDDRFEFPVPPSMGLVCFRLKGESSLSEALLKRINDAGQVYMIPAKLHDTYIIRFAVCSRYTELSDVQASCEEIRRHANDIANA; this comes from the exons atggacTCTGAACAATTTCGCGCAGCTGCCCATCAAATGATTGACTACGTCATCGACTATCTGGATAACATTCGCAATAG gcgcGTTCTACCGACGGTAGAGCCGGGATATTTACGCCGACTCATTCCCGAAGAAGCTCCAGAACAAGGCGAAACGTGGCAATCCATTTTTCAGGATATCGAACGCGTCATTATGCCCGGC GTGACGCATTGGCATTCACCGAATTTCCACGCTTATTACCCAACGGGCAATTCATGGCCGGCAATGCTAGCGGACATCCTTAGCGATGCCATCGGATGTGTCGGATTCTCATGG ATCGCAAGCCCTGCTTGCACCGAACTGGAAGTGGTCACGATGGACTGGCTGGGCAAATTAATCGGTCTACCTCCTGTCTTTTTGGCTTGCTCCGGTGGTAAAGGCGGCGGCGTCATTCAG GGGACGGCCAGTGAGGCCATGTTGGTCGGCCTTTTAGCGGCCAGATCGAAGACACTCAAACGACTCAAGGCCGTGAATCCagaaaaagatgagaaaatATTAGCCAGTGGTTTAATCGCATATTCTTCAG ACCAATCACATTCGGCTGCGGAACGCGCTGGACTCTTAGCCGGCGTTCATGTCCGGGTCATTCCTACCGACGATCAACTTCATTTGCGTGCCGACGCACTCCGGTCGGCCATCAAAGAGGATACAGCCAATGgcaaaattccatttttc GTGGTTGCAACTCTCGGTACAACGCCTTCGTGTTCTTTCGATGATATTGATGAACTTGGACCTGTTTGTAACGATCATTGGGTGTGGCTGCACGTCGACGCAGCTTACGCAG gTTCGGCCTTTGTGTGCGAAGAGTATCGTCACCACATGAAAGGCATGGAGAGAGCCGACTCGTTCAATTTCAATCCTCACAAATGGCTTCTAGttaattttgattgttctGCCATGTG GTTTAAAGATACGGATGACATCGTCAGCGCTTTCAATGTAGACCCGATCTTCTTGAAACACGACCATCAAAACAGCGCGCCTGACTTTCGG catTGGCAAATCCCGTTGGGTCGACGATTCCGGTCTCTGAAACTCTGGTTCGTGATGCGCTCGTACGGCGCCCAAGGGCTTCGCGATTACATCCGCAAACAAATCCAACTGGCCGAACAGTTTCATCAGATGCTGGCCAAAGACGATCGTTTCGAATTCCCAGTTCCTCCTTCGATGGGACTGGTTTGCTTCCGGCTAAAA GGCGAAAGCAGTTTAAGTGAGGCGCTTTTGAAACGCATCAACGATGCCGGCCAAGTGTACATGATTCCGGCTAAGCTGCACGACACGTACATCATCCGCTTCGCTGTTTGTTCCCGTTACACCGAGCTGAGCGACGTTCAAGCGTCTTGCGAAGAGATCCGACGTCATGCCAACGACATTGCCAACGCCTAA
- the LOC130703128 gene encoding centrosomal protein of 97 kDa-like, with product MASAVDSPEVLNLTRQHLKKVEPAPGNLHYSSLLLDHNDIARLENVETYCSLIKFSASHNQLVRMYGVARLYSLRVLNLSHNNIVSIEGLKDMKYLSHLNLGGNNIKNIEHLNANLLLEHLDLSDNAITTIPDLSSMKLLRRLHLQSNRIKTLQFCDKFLPTSLTTLTLAENCLTDLNEVSRLAHLVYLEVFSIAGNPCCSSGDVYRPFLLNWLPGLKILDETLVSAKESLVAEWLFSLGKGRQFKIGQHDEVMAYLISIRPEIGGLTNGSQSDVEGSSGKLDKILNLARQNHCDLQLAVSATSSPTPTRRTVPSPAVKKTVPLRKQTSPPKDNTSAKANRPSKSTYEDDLSLEPMPALMYTSLDPSSTNLALERSSSGTLMPGNRPARPVSAQHFGTEDEEGLELAGQSSLRRAASASQQTRKPVYNRSTSHQPRNTKPVSKLPMRKSATERSVLMSAPSHVTSIPKFSETQAAVAIQKVWRGYQTRNLNPVVVRLKDHVRLSRTEEHVQHLHRQLAQPNSINGPAVKNVADSDEFLQLRESHDRLQRQVDDLQQSLQQVLDWMNSSAQQPVPRPRTLPLTSKSAPSAQQPVEHFAQGMADRLMQAVSEPVSRQEPPSSSTVVGLLP from the exons ATGGCGTCTGCCGTTG ACAGTCCAGAGGTGCTGAACCTGACACGCCAGCACTTGAAAAAGGTTGAACCTGCTCCAGGAAACCTTCATTACTCTAGCCTGCTACTGGATCACAACGATATTGCTAGGTTGGAAAATGTTGAAACTTATTGTAGCCTCATCAAG TTTTCAGCGTCCCACAATCAGTTAGTCCGAATGTATGGCGTTGCTAGGCTGTACAGCCTAAGAGTTTTGAATCTATCGCACAACAACATTGTCTCGATAGAAGGTTTAAAGGACATGAAGTACCTATCCCACCTGAACCTCGGGGGTAACAACATCAAAAACATAGAGCACCTCAACGCCAACTTGCTCCTGGAGCACCTCGACCTATCTGACAATGCCATTACGACGATACCAGACCTTTCCAGCATGAAGCTACTTCGTCGGCTACACTTGCAATCGAATCGCATTAAAACACTTCAGTTTTGCGACAAATTTCTACCAACCAGCCTAACGACCCTGACGTTGGCGGAGAATTGCTTAACCGACCTGAACGAAGTCTCCCGGCTGGCCCACCTAGTCTACTTAGAAGTGTTCAGCATAGCCGGAAATCCCTGCTGCTCATCTGGCGATGTTTACCGGCCGTTCTTGCTCAATTGGCTACCGGGCCTGAAAATTCTGGACGAAACGCTGGTCAGCGCCAAGGAAAGTTTGGTAGCCGAATGGCTTTTTTCACTGGGCAAAGGCCGACAGTTCAAAATTGGCCAGCACGACGAAGTAATGGCATATCTGATCTCAATCCGGCCCGAAATTGGAGGCTTGACGAACGGATCTCAATCGGACGTGGAAGGCAGCTCTGGAAAACTCGACAAGATACTCAATTTGGCCCGTCAGAATCATTGCGATTTACAGCTGGCCGTCTCTGCCACTTCTTCGCCAACCCCAACACGGCGGACGGTCCCGTCACCAGCTGTCAAGAAAACGGTTCCACTTCGAAAACAAACATCACCCCCAAAAGACAATACATCGGCAAAAGCCAACAGGCCGTCCAAGTCGACTTATGAAGATGATTTGAGCTTAGAGCCTATGCCGGCCTTAATGTACACAAGTTTGGACCCTTCGTCTACGAACTTGGCCCTCGAAAGAAGTTCCAGCGGCACATTAATGCCCGGCAATCGTCCCGCCCGTCCTGTTTCTGCTCAGCATTTCGGCACGGAGGACGAAGAAGGGCTGGAACTGGCCGGACAGTCGAGTCTGCGAAGAGCGGCCTCGGCTTCCCAGCAAACGCGTAAGCCGGTGTACAACCGTTCGACGTCGCACCAACCTCGCAATACCAAGCCCGTCTCTAAATTACCGATGAGAAAGAGCGCGACGGAAAGAAGCGTCCTAATGTCCGCTCCATCACACGTGACGTCCATCCCGAAATTTTCTGAAACTCAGGCCGCCGTGGCCATTCAAAAAGTGTGGCGAGGATATCAAACGCGCAATTTAAACCCGGTCGTCGTCCGTTTGAAGGATCACGTTCGATTGAGCCGGACGGAAGAGCACGTCCAGCACCTCCATCGCCAGCTAGCCCAGCCTAACTCAATCAACGGCCCAGCTGTGAAGAACGTGGCAGATTCGGACGAGTTTCTTCAATTACGCGAGTCTCACGATCGACTTCAACGTCAGGTCGATGATTTGCAACAATCGCTGCAGCAAGTGCTGGACTGGATGAACTCGTCCGCTCAACAGCCGGTGCCACGTCCTCGCACTCTGCCGTTAACCTCCAAATCGGCGCCTAGCGCCCAGCAGCCAGTCGAGCATTTCGCTCAGGGAATGGCCGATCGATTGATGCAGGCCGTTAGCGAACCCGTTTCACGTCAGGAACCACCGTCCTCATCGACAGTCGTCGGCCTTTTACCCTGA
- the LOC130703141 gene encoding uncharacterized protein LOC130703141 produces the protein MWSRDGLKNGSSSAMMYRSTPHLFVYQPCEDDEDVTNATVMDDLDAEDTEPSDSGYAASSSGSGSAATPEAIYYSTMELSSHRKEKDAVRRLSFIKYAGTEVYSTGSTSGSSSDHSSVTDDPHLLPVVNKGQQMLTELELLRVETFFRGHQTQIFVGKSLANLYLRQAKSLVGLNRCSSQPDVCVRTLQRQSDRLTDWQLKFTGIPVVLLDLGGTKSRRQRRIQLILAERGTAFTLWSDTIDNLSNYEAAGPTFHTMRTSTDHRQIAGLSFDSADAAQQLFRHIEKLTSDPANIRLSTPKRASRTSSLLRFWTGNKNNQVPKKKTPLPRKCDISQPCFFQHVTSVDSTDHGKFFSLQALVPNQ, from the exons ATGTGGAGCCGCGATGGATTAAAAAACGGATCGTCATCGGCCATGATGTACAGGTCGACTCCGCACCTGTTTGTCTACCAGCCGTGCGAGGATGACGAAGACGTCACTAATGCGACCGTCATGGACGACCTGGACGCGGAAGACACTGAACCTTCCGATTCCGGCTACGCCGCTTCGTCTTCCGGCTCTGGTTCGGCTGCCACGCCCGAGGCCATTTATTATTCGACGATGGAATTGTCTTCGCACCGCAAGGAGAAAGACGCCGTGCGTCGTTTGAGTTTCATCAAATACGCTGGAACAGAAGTGTACAGCACCGGAAGCAcgagcggcagcagcagcgacCATTCGTCGGTGACCGACGATCCGCATCTTCTTCCGGTCGTTAACAAGGGCCAGCAGATGTTGACCGAACTGGAACTTTTGAGAGTGGAGACGTTCTTTCGCGGTCATCAGACGCAAATTTTCGTCGGCAAATCGCTCGCTAAttt GTATTTACGGCAAGCCAAGAGTTTGGTCGGGTTGAATCGCTGTTCCAGTCAGCCGGATGTCTGCGTCCGCACCTTGCAGAGGCAATCGGACAGATTGACAGACTGGCAGCTGAAATTTACTGGAATTCCTGTTGTTTTACTGGACCTCGGCGGGACGAAATCGAGACGTCAGCGACGCATCCAACTGATTCTGGCCGAACGAGGCACCGCCTTCACTTTGTGGTCAGACACGATCGACAATTTGAGCAATTACGAAGCGGCCGGACCGACTTTCCACACGATGAGGACGTCCACCGATCACCGGCAGATCGCCGGATTGAGTTTCGACTCGGCCGATGCCGCCCAGCAATTGTTTAGACACATTGAGAAATTAACGTCCGATCCGGCCAACATCCGCCTGTCTACCCCGAAAAGGGCGTCCAGGACGTCCAGTTTGCTTCGCTTCTGGACGGGCAACAAGAACAATCAAGtgccgaagaagaagacgccCTTGCCACGCAAGTGCGACATTTCGCAGCCTTGCTTTTTCCAGCACGTCACCAGCGTCGATTCTACCGATCACGGCAAATTCTTTTCTCTACAAGCTCTAGTACCCAATCaataa
- the LOC130703155 gene encoding large ribosomal subunit protein eL24-like — MKISLCHYSGYKIYPGKGKTMVRTDGRTYQFLDSKCERAHLMKRNPRNTTWTVLYRRKHKKGQEEEQAKKKTRKAQKFQRAIVGASLTEILAKRNQKPEVRKAQRDQAIKAAKEKTKAAKAQKKAAMAPPKAAKAPKTKAARPSQKVKPQVGGKR, encoded by the exons ATGAA GATTTCACTGTGCCACTACAGCGGGTACAAGATCTATCCCGGAAAGGGAAAGACTATGGTCAGGACCGATGGAAGG ACCTACCAGTTTTTGGACTCGAAATGCGAGCGCGCTCACTTGATGAAGAGGAATCCTCGTAACACTACCTGGACAGTTCTTTACAG GCGTAAGCACAAGAAGGGTCAGGAAGAAGAACAGGCCAAGAAGAAGACCAGGAAGGCCCAGAAGTTCCAGCGAGCTATTGTTGGTGCTTCCCTGACTGAGATCTTGGCCAAGCGCAACCAGAAACCTGAAGTCCGCAAGGCCCAGAGAGACCAGGCCATCAA GGCTgcaaaggagaaaacaaaGGCTGCCAAGGCCCAGAAGAAGGCTGCCATGGCACCACCTAAAGCCGCCAAAGCTCCCAAGACCAAAGCAGCGCGGCCTTCCCAGAAAGTGAAGCCCCAAGTCGGTGGCAAACGTTAA